CATGGACGCCGTACGCAAGAGCAGTATCACGAAGATAGCAGTTGCGGTAAGACCTGTAGGTTTATCCGGCAACTAAACCACCACAGGCCTTGTAGATTCGCAATAAAAACATGAAAACACAGTTCCCGATGCAAATCGGGTTGACCGTTCTTTTGTCATTAAGTTTGCCCTGTCGGCAGAGGCAAGAGGTTTCATAATCCGCAAGGTTTAAAACAGGGGACTATGCGCTTTACAGAAAATACTTTGAATTTTAAGAAAAAGGAGAGCATGAAGATGAATTTACTTATCGCCCTTGATGATACGGACAACAAGGAAAGCATAGGCACAGGCAGGCTTGCCCGCATGCTTGCACAGGACCTGACTGATAGCGGACTTATAAAACAAAAAGGCATAACAAGGCACCAGTTTCTTATCCATCCTGATATCCCTTATACCTCCCATAACAGTTGCGCCTGTATTGAAGCTGACGCTGACGCTGAAAACACGGATAAGATCTTTCACTTTTCCCGGGATTTCATCCTTGCCCATTTCAATGAAGGCGCAAACCCAGGATTGTGCGTGCTGGACCGTGAACGTGTGCCAAAAGAGCTTGTTCAGCTTGGCCGCCGGGCACAGACAGAGGTTGTTGCCATTGAGGATGCGCGGAAATTGGCAAATCAACTCAACATTCCGGTCTGGTGGTACGGGGATACAGGCCAGGGCGTTATCGGGGCTATGGGTGGAATCGGTCTTCGAAGCACCGGCGATGACGGCAAGTTTATCGGTATGGACGGCATACGGGACATCAAGGGCACAGTCACCGTAGGCGAGATATACAGAAAGACCTCCATAGTGAGGGTAATAACACTTACAGGCAAAGCACTGGGTAAAGACGAGACCATAAATACAATGAATTGGATACGTCCGGTGCTGCAAAACGGAGAACCTGTACTTACAGTGCTGAAGGAAGAAAATGAGTGGAGAACAATAGAAAAATCAAAAAGAAAAAAGGATAAGATATGAAACAATGGGATAGGCATTTATTCAACAAGTTTGCTCTCAGGGATATCATTTTTTTAGGGTTCTGCGCTACCTTCATTGTCGTCAGCCGCGCCGGACTTCGTCTTCATTCATATAACTTCATTGACTTCTTCCTGGTACCCGCTTGCGGGTGTCCCTCGACGTACCAAAATGTACGCCTCCGTTGCCTCCTCCTCGTCCGGGTACCCTCTGGGTGCTATCTTTGAATCAGAATTGGTATCATCTTCCGGGCTTGACTATGGAGTAATAAATAAAACAATGTTCCGATCATATTTAATAAAAACAGTCAGGAAAATCCAGTAACAAAATCAAATGTGATATTTATCATTGACATATTATGTTTAAATAATAATATATAAATACCAACATAATTAATAATAACTCCATAACAATGAACACAATTATTATGAAAAGACATCTTATTATATCTCTTATAATTGTTTCAATCGCCTTCTTATTCTTTGCGAGCCTGTCCCATGCTATCCTGGCAGGTAAGATCAGCATGCTTGAAGGCAGAGTAGATGTATTGAAGCCCGGGAAGAATACAACCTCGCCGGTAAAGGCGGGAGACTCTGTAGATGTGGGCGATATCTACCGTGCAAAGAGCGATGGAAAGGCAGAGATTACCTTCCTTAACAACAACATATTAAAGATTGCATCCAACACCAGGGCCGAGATAAAAGAAGCCATGTTTGAAGGAAATAAGAGCAGCAATATAGTTAAGCTCTACCGCGGGAGGGTTCAGGCCATCACCAGTGAAGAGTTTATCAAAAAAACGGCTGCCTTTGCAGAGGGCAACAAGTTTGAAGTACATACTCCAAATGCTATAGCAGGTGTCAGGGGTTCCAATATGATCGTCTCTTTCCTCCAGGGTATAACGGGGACTCTCTTACTCAGTGGGATAGGCTACCAATACAACCCCGGTGATCCAAACAAGGCAACAATTACCTTAACTAAGGGATCCATCTCTTTCGTTTTGACGGTCACATCTTCCCCAACCCCTGCAAGGCAGGCAACGGAGAGCGAAATCACCGTACAGGTGAAGACGGTTGTCCCGTCAACAGGATCAGGGGGTGGAAGCACCGGAGGACCAGGCGGAACTACCGGGGGTACCGGGGAAACCGTTTTTATTGCATCAGCCCCAACAACCGGAACGGCATCTCTCGCTGAAAAGGTGATTCAGTTTCTTGAGTCGGTCTTTCAAGCTAAATCTTCTACTCCACCATTGCCACCGCCGGTTATCACAACAGATACAACACTGCCAACCATACAAATAACCTCAAAACCGGCGGCATTAACAAACCAGAGTATGGCAACTTTTGATTTTCAATCTAATGAAGATGCAAACTTCAAGTATAGCCTTGATGCCAACCCCTGGGTAACAGTGAGCGGATCAAACCATAAAACAGTTACCCTGTCAGGGGTGTCAGATGGAAATCATACAATTTATGTAAAGGCAGTGAATCAGGCAGGTAATGAATCGACGACAACATCATATGCCTGGACAGTGGATACTGTTGCCCCGGCAGTGACAATAACCACATCACCGGCGGCATTGACAAACTCCGGCAGCGCTTCCTTTGCCTTTACAAGCAGCAAGACCGGAACATATACCTATAGTCTCGACAGCGGCGGGGTAACAACCACAACAGGCTCATTTAACTTGACCGGGCTCGCAGACGGAAGACATATTGTTGAAGTAAAGGCTACTGACCAGGCCGGGAATATCTCAACAAAATCATATACCTGGACAGTGGATACTGTGGCACCGACAGTGACAATAACCCAACAGGCATCACCTGCTGTTGACAGCAAAACCGATGTGAATGTTACCTTTTCAAGCAGCAAGACGTCCACTTATTCGTATAAACTCAATTCCGGTGCATGGATTGATGCAGCTTCTCTGTTAACCATCTCAGGCCTTTCCTCGGGAGCTCATGTGCTCTATTATAAGGGCGTTGATCAGGCCGGGAATACATCATCACAGAACTCTCTATCCTTCACACTAAACCGGGATTCCCTGTCAGGCAAGGTAGGCGGGATAGGGGGAATGGATTCAAGTGCAACAACAGCAACTTTGGAAGCAACAGGCGTGCAAAATGCAAACTGGGGCGGCTGGAAAACAAACCTTTCTTTTATCGCCGATATCGCATCAGGAGATTCATGGTCAATCCAGACCGGCGGCAGCAGCGGATGGAAACGTTGGATCGAAACCTCAACAGGCACATCAAACGGTACAAACCTTACGGGAATATCGGACCTTACCTTTCTAAGCTGGACAACCCTCGGCATTGGCGCAAAAGGGACCTTTACGGGTTCGGCTTCCGGCGGCAACTGGCAGGCCACAGTAAACGGCACAGGTAAGTACAGCGAAAGCGACCTCAAACATTACATTTATACCTATTATTCTTCTGATATGTACTATTATACATCGGAAGGGTGGTGCACAAGCGGGGAGATTACAGATTTCGGCGGCGGAGGTACACAATCCCTATGGGGCGGCTCCTATCCGACATCACTAACACTCATAGGGAAATACACGCCCGGTGACTATTCGGCCATATGGCACTCCGATAATGTTTATGCCAACAATTATTCAGAGGATCGCAGGATAACCTTCGATTCACCCCCCGGCGCCATAAGGGGTTTTCTTGTGGGCGCCCGCGCATCAGATAATACAATGGATGCAAGGATTGCAAGCCTTTATGTAAAAGACACTGCCCAAAGCGCGGGGATTATATTGGGGAGCCTGTCCGGGAATGCCTATCCCGGCATCGGCATGTTCATGATGACAGGCACAATGAACGAGCCTGTTGAAATGGTTTCGTCTGGCATCGGTTTTGAAGCAAAAGACTTTGCCGGCCTTGGAATTTATTATGATTCGGTAAGTGATTCAAAAAGCGAACTTATCTGGGATCCTTCAGGCTCTTTCACCGGCGGCGGAACCATCGTGCCCGTAACGGGAATGCATACTCGCGGATGGATCAAAGATGCCGGTGAACAGAGAGATTGGGGTATCTGGCTGCATAAAATCGGCGGCACATATTCGGGAACAATATCCGATTCATGGCAGGCATCCTTTGATTTTATCGGGGATACAACATCTGAAATCATGGGGACTCAAACATGGGGCACAAAATGGTCCAGCGCATCGTCTGACCAAAAAAAGATACAGGGTATGACATACGGATACGGCACGGGGTCTGTGCGGGACGGTGAATCATCAACGCCAAGCACATGGGTAAGCGCGGGGGAAACAGTCGGCACCTTTAACCCCGCTGCTACGCCCAGCCCTACCTTTCAGGCCATCTCCACAGGCGCCTACATCGAGACAAATAAATTTCTCGCAATGGCAGATACTGACGCCGGAAGAGCAATGCTCCAGAAGCTCAATATCCCCTGCATACAGGTAGGCAGCGCCGATCTTACCGGGAGCGGGGCTTATGGTGACGGTTTAACCCTTACGGTAAACATGTATAATACTAAATTTTTTGCCGCTACAACCGGAGGCCCTGCAAGGATATGGGCAACCGGTGGAACAGGGGAATCACAAGGGGTACAGGGCAGTTATAACGGGTGGGGCGCCCCTCCATCAGGCACAACCGCAGTTTTAAACGGCGGCAGCGGACTTGCTGCCACTTTTACTGTGAAACAATTTGATGGATCCACCTGGCGCGCGGCAATAGCCGGCACAGGAGGTTTCAACGGTTCTACGAGTTTCAAGGGCGCAGGCGCAGGCAAAGTCAACGCCGAAATGAAAACCTTCAGTGGCACCGCAGCAGGAACGGCAAAGTAAATTTTCGGTAAAAAATGAAACTCCCCGCAGCAGAGCAGCGAGGTTCTCCCTCACCCTGCCCTCTCCCACAAGACGCGGGTCCCCGGCTAAGAGCAGGATATGGCATATTGGCATATATTCAGGCAAGACATCCTGATAAAGTATGATACTGGTGGGGTTATGAGTGAGCTGGTAAGTTACAATCGAAGGTCTGAAGACTTGCCGGAAGAAATTGCTAACACTGTGATAGCAATTTCTGGAATCTCCGGAAAGTCAACGCGGATGCTGCTTCACACAATTACATGCAATACTTTAAGCGACTATAAAATCTCATGCTTGACATGAAAAATGAAATGATTTAACATTCTGAATAAGCTTTTCAAATAAAAAAGGGGGTTATATGAAAAAACCAATCTATATCTCTATTATTTTATTGTTTGTTTATTGCTGTTTTGCCGGTTTATCCTTTGCGGCAGAAAAACCCATAAAACTTGGTGTAATGTTTATTATGTCAGGACCTATGGGCGGTTATGGCAAGCATGGTAAGCAGGCAGTGCAGATGGCTATGGACGAGATAAACTCAAATGGCGGGATTTTAAACAGGAAAGTAGAGGCTATTTTTGAAGACACCAAGCTCAAGGTAGATATAGGCGAAGAGATTGCAAAAAAGTTTATTACTAAAGATAAAGTGGACTTTATCATAGGGCCCACTTCCAGCGCCGTCGCAGTGGCTGTGTCGAAGATTGCAAGCCAAAATAAGAAAATATTGATTTTAACGCAAGCGGCAGCAAATTCAATGACAGATGATCTGTTTAGCCCTTACCAGTTCAGCATACTGAGCAATGCCATGATGCATTCGCGCTCCGGGGCATATTATATGTCTTCAAAGCCATTGAAACGCTGGATGTGCATCGGACCGAATTACAACTACGGTCATGAATCATGGGCGGCATTCAAGAACAAGCTAAAGGAACTTAGACCGGATGTAGAGTTTGTTGGCGAGTTATGGCCTAAGCTTATGGAAGCTGATTATACGCCTTTTATTAAAAAGATTGCTGAACTCAAGCCGGATGCAGTTTGGTCGCCTTTATGGGGCAATGATGCAAATAACTTTATTAAACAGGCATTGCCCTCCGGTCTGTTTAATACTATAAAGTTTGCCTTTCCTGATGGGGCGGCGCTTGAGACACTTATACCTCTTGGGAAGGATTTGCCGGAAGGTACATATGTGGCAGCACGTTACTTTTTTCTTACACCTGATTCGGACATGAACCGAATGTTTGTTAAAGCCTATTACGAGAGGTTTAAAGAATACCCGGATTATATGGCAAACGAGACATATGCCGGTGTTTATTTTATAAAGGCTGCTGTAGAGCGTGCAGGCTCATTAAATGCTGATAAAATCATTAATGCTGTTGAAAAGGAACCGTTGGCATGGGAGACCCCGGAAGGTTGGAAGATAATGAGGAAAGAAGACCATTCCGTTGTTGAGGACGTTGTATGGGGCGAGACAATATACAGCGAAAAATACGGGTTTTCCATTCTGAAAAACATGGAAGCTATACAGGCAGAACAGATATGCCGTACTCCGGATGAGCTCAAGGCAGTTCGTGATAAATACAGTAAGAAGATGAAGGAAGGTAAAAAGTAATTTAACGATGAGAAAACTTCTCCTCATTACCAAATGCAGTGTACCGGGGCGGGAAGTCATACCGTGATACTGCATAAGAGATAGAAGATCTTATTGAAATATGGAAGGCAGGATCAGAAATGGTTCTGCCTTTTTCTTTATTACAAACGTTGATCATCAATTATTGTTGTGCTGTAACCCTAATGTAATACCAATTCGCATTCATAGATAGAACGAGGCAACGAGGAGGAACCGACGCAGGCGTGCTTTCCGGTACGTCGAGGAGCGTGACGACGAGGTAACGAAGTTATATGATTGAAGGCGAATTGGTATAAAATATTTAGAATTGACATCAAAAATCACACAGACTATTATGTACAATACCTATGGACCAAAGAAAGATCGCGTTAT
Above is a window of Pseudomonadota bacterium DNA encoding:
- a CDS encoding FecR domain-containing protein, whose translation is MKRHLIISLIIVSIAFLFFASLSHAILAGKISMLEGRVDVLKPGKNTTSPVKAGDSVDVGDIYRAKSDGKAEITFLNNNILKIASNTRAEIKEAMFEGNKSSNIVKLYRGRVQAITSEEFIKKTAAFAEGNKFEVHTPNAIAGVRGSNMIVSFLQGITGTLLLSGIGYQYNPGDPNKATITLTKGSISFVLTVTSSPTPARQATESEITVQVKTVVPSTGSGGGSTGGPGGTTGGTGETVFIASAPTTGTASLAEKVIQFLESVFQAKSSTPPLPPPVITTDTTLPTIQITSKPAALTNQSMATFDFQSNEDANFKYSLDANPWVTVSGSNHKTVTLSGVSDGNHTIYVKAVNQAGNESTTTSYAWTVDTVAPAVTITTSPAALTNSGSASFAFTSSKTGTYTYSLDSGGVTTTTGSFNLTGLADGRHIVEVKATDQAGNISTKSYTWTVDTVAPTVTITQQASPAVDSKTDVNVTFSSSKTSTYSYKLNSGAWIDAASLLTISGLSSGAHVLYYKGVDQAGNTSSQNSLSFTLNRDSLSGKVGGIGGMDSSATTATLEATGVQNANWGGWKTNLSFIADIASGDSWSIQTGGSSGWKRWIETSTGTSNGTNLTGISDLTFLSWTTLGIGAKGTFTGSASGGNWQATVNGTGKYSESDLKHYIYTYYSSDMYYYTSEGWCTSGEITDFGGGGTQSLWGGSYPTSLTLIGKYTPGDYSAIWHSDNVYANNYSEDRRITFDSPPGAIRGFLVGARASDNTMDARIASLYVKDTAQSAGIILGSLSGNAYPGIGMFMMTGTMNEPVEMVSSGIGFEAKDFAGLGIYYDSVSDSKSELIWDPSGSFTGGGTIVPVTGMHTRGWIKDAGEQRDWGIWLHKIGGTYSGTISDSWQASFDFIGDTTSEIMGTQTWGTKWSSASSDQKKIQGMTYGYGTGSVRDGESSTPSTWVSAGETVGTFNPAATPSPTFQAISTGAYIETNKFLAMADTDAGRAMLQKLNIPCIQVGSADLTGSGAYGDGLTLTVNMYNTKFFAATTGGPARIWATGGTGESQGVQGSYNGWGAPPSGTTAVLNGGSGLAATFTVKQFDGSTWRAAIAGTGGFNGSTSFKGAGAGKVNAEMKTFSGTAAGTAK
- a CDS encoding ABC transporter substrate-binding protein, whose translation is MKKPIYISIILLFVYCCFAGLSFAAEKPIKLGVMFIMSGPMGGYGKHGKQAVQMAMDEINSNGGILNRKVEAIFEDTKLKVDIGEEIAKKFITKDKVDFIIGPTSSAVAVAVSKIASQNKKILILTQAAANSMTDDLFSPYQFSILSNAMMHSRSGAYYMSSKPLKRWMCIGPNYNYGHESWAAFKNKLKELRPDVEFVGELWPKLMEADYTPFIKKIAELKPDAVWSPLWGNDANNFIKQALPSGLFNTIKFAFPDGAALETLIPLGKDLPEGTYVAARYFFLTPDSDMNRMFVKAYYERFKEYPDYMANETYAGVYFIKAAVERAGSLNADKIINAVEKEPLAWETPEGWKIMRKEDHSVVEDVVWGETIYSEKYGFSILKNMEAIQAEQICRTPDELKAVRDKYSKKMKEGKK